A genomic stretch from Mycobacterium malmoense includes:
- a CDS encoding aliphatic sulfonate ABC transporter substrate-binding protein: protein MKNRYLTALSVVATTIVVAACGSDTGKTAAKDLHLDYAYYNPLSLVVRDQHLLENRGYNVTWVLSAGSNKANEGLRSKALDLGSTAGSAALVARANGTPIKIVDVYSKPEWTALVVAKDSPINSVADLRGKKIAVTKGTDPYFFLLQSLATAGLSASDVEIVNLQHADGKTALERGNVDAWSGLDPFMAETVQQDGSRLVYRNPDFNSYGVLNVREDFSSAHPDAVQSVVNSYEEARKWAKAHPDELVALLASQAKVTPSVAQEELQRTALNISPVPGDPLRVVLTNIVPIAVADGDIKSEEAGRNALNTLFEPKFAQQAS from the coding sequence ATGAAAAACCGTTACTTGACAGCGCTTTCGGTTGTCGCCACAACCATCGTCGTGGCGGCCTGCGGTTCTGACACCGGCAAGACGGCGGCCAAGGATCTTCATCTGGACTACGCCTACTACAACCCGCTGAGCCTGGTGGTGCGCGATCAGCACCTGCTCGAGAACCGCGGCTACAACGTCACCTGGGTGCTTTCGGCGGGTAGTAACAAGGCCAACGAGGGCCTACGGTCGAAGGCGCTGGACTTGGGCTCGACCGCCGGCTCGGCCGCGTTGGTCGCGCGGGCCAACGGCACACCCATCAAGATCGTCGACGTGTACAGCAAGCCGGAGTGGACGGCTCTGGTTGTTGCGAAGGACTCGCCCATCAACTCGGTCGCGGATTTGAGGGGCAAGAAGATCGCCGTCACCAAGGGAACCGATCCGTACTTCTTTCTGTTGCAATCGCTTGCGACAGCCGGACTTTCGGCCAGTGACGTCGAAATCGTCAATTTGCAGCATGCCGATGGCAAAACCGCCTTGGAGCGCGGCAACGTCGATGCCTGGTCGGGATTGGACCCCTTCATGGCGGAAACGGTTCAGCAGGATGGTTCGCGCTTGGTGTACCGCAATCCCGATTTCAATTCCTACGGCGTATTGAACGTTCGTGAGGACTTCAGCTCCGCACATCCGGATGCCGTTCAGTCCGTGGTCAATAGCTATGAGGAGGCCCGGAAATGGGCGAAGGCGCACCCCGACGAATTGGTGGCATTGTTGGCCTCGCAGGCGAAGGTGACGCCGAGCGTGGCCCAGGAGGAGCTGCAGCGGACGGCGTTGAACATCTCACCGGTACCGGGCGATCCACTGCGAGTGGTACTGACCAACATCGTGCCGATCGCGGTGGCCGACGGCGATATCAAATCCGAAGAGGCCGGCCGCAACGCACTCAACACGCTGTTCGAGCCAAAATTCGCCCAGCAAGCTTCCTGA
- a CDS encoding LLM class flavin-dependent oxidoreductase produces the protein MAPRFFWFLPTTGDSRSIVGGSHASSNRAIPNGYRPPSRRYLAEVARAADRLGFEGVLTPTGTWCEDAWLTSAALLAETEKLKFLVAFRPGLVPPTLAAQQTATLQRFSEGRVLLNVVSGGDDAEQRRFGDWLGHDERYARTAEFLHIVTSVWSRDSVDFTGKYYSVADARVSAPPNPLPDIYFGGSSAAALPIAAQFADVYLTWGEPPQAAAAKIERVRDKAAALGRAVRFGIRLHTISRDTSAAAWAVANEMLAELTEEQITKATALHAKSESEGQRRMTALHGGRVDKLEIYPNLWAGIGLVRGGAGTALVGSHQEVANLIREYHSLGFDEFILSGYPHLEEAYWFAEGVLPLLDK, from the coding sequence ATGGCTCCGCGCTTCTTCTGGTTCCTGCCCACCACCGGTGACAGCCGCTCGATCGTCGGCGGGTCGCACGCATCGTCGAACCGCGCGATTCCGAACGGATATCGCCCGCCTAGCCGCCGCTACCTGGCCGAGGTGGCGCGTGCCGCGGACCGGCTGGGCTTCGAGGGCGTGCTGACGCCGACCGGGACCTGGTGCGAAGACGCGTGGCTGACCTCGGCCGCATTGTTGGCCGAGACGGAGAAGCTGAAGTTTCTGGTCGCATTTCGTCCCGGGCTGGTGCCGCCCACCCTCGCCGCGCAGCAGACCGCGACGCTGCAACGCTTTTCCGAGGGCAGGGTGTTGCTCAACGTCGTCAGTGGTGGCGACGACGCCGAGCAACGCCGTTTCGGCGACTGGCTCGGCCACGACGAGCGCTACGCGAGGACGGCGGAATTCCTGCACATCGTGACATCGGTATGGTCGCGGGATTCCGTCGATTTCACCGGCAAGTACTACAGCGTCGCCGATGCCCGGGTTTCGGCTCCGCCGAACCCATTGCCAGACATCTACTTTGGCGGTTCTTCGGCGGCGGCGCTACCGATCGCGGCCCAGTTCGCCGACGTCTACCTCACATGGGGTGAGCCGCCACAGGCGGCCGCCGCCAAGATCGAGCGGGTGCGGGACAAGGCCGCCGCCCTGGGCCGCGCGGTCCGGTTCGGCATTCGGCTGCACACCATCAGCCGTGACACCTCGGCCGCGGCCTGGGCCGTCGCGAACGAGATGCTTGCCGAACTCACCGAGGAGCAGATCACCAAAGCCACAGCGCTGCATGCGAAGTCGGAATCCGAGGGCCAACGACGGATGACCGCGCTGCACGGCGGTCGGGTCGACAAGCTGGAGATCTATCCGAACCTGTGGGCCGGAATAGGCCTGGTCCGCGGGGGCGCCGGTACCGCGCTGGTGGGCAGCCATCAGGAAGTCGCGAACCTGATCCGCGAATACCACTCGCTGGGCTTCGACGAGTTCATCCTGTCGGGCTACCCGCACCTGGAGGAGGCCTACTGGTTCGCCGAAGGCGTGCTGCCGCTATTGGACAAGTAG
- a CDS encoding ABC transporter ATP-binding protein, translated as MSTNPAPACVSLHRVNRTFGTHTVLHEVDIEVEPGEVVALLGSSGSGKSTLLRLVAGLDRPTHGRIEIDGKAVRGVDPRCAMVFQEPRLLPWRSLAANVAFGLPPDAARSEGLATVRHWLDVVGLHEFGNHHPRQVSGGMAQRAGLARALARRPSVLLLDEPLAALDALTRLRMQDLLDAVQQEAGTTTLLVTHDVDEAVILADRVLILRADPTGGAGIAATFDVAIPKPRDRGEPRITALRDRLLDELGVPRRGGADPRSGISEETKA; from the coding sequence ATGTCGACCAATCCGGCGCCGGCATGTGTGTCACTTCATCGCGTCAACCGAACGTTCGGAACGCACACCGTGCTACACGAGGTCGACATCGAGGTCGAGCCGGGCGAGGTGGTCGCGTTGCTCGGGTCTTCAGGCAGCGGCAAATCGACACTGCTCCGGCTCGTCGCCGGTCTCGACCGTCCTACCCATGGGCGGATCGAGATCGACGGCAAAGCCGTTCGCGGGGTCGACCCGCGCTGTGCCATGGTCTTCCAGGAACCTCGCCTGCTGCCGTGGCGCTCCCTGGCGGCCAACGTCGCGTTTGGGCTGCCACCCGACGCCGCACGGTCGGAAGGCCTTGCGACGGTGCGGCATTGGCTGGATGTCGTCGGGCTACACGAATTCGGCAATCACCACCCGCGGCAGGTATCCGGAGGGATGGCGCAACGCGCGGGCCTCGCGCGCGCCCTCGCCCGGCGACCGAGCGTCCTGCTACTCGACGAGCCGCTGGCGGCCCTCGACGCACTGACCCGACTGCGGATGCAGGACCTGCTGGACGCCGTGCAGCAAGAGGCCGGCACGACCACGCTCCTCGTCACACACGACGTGGACGAGGCGGTGATCCTCGCCGACCGGGTGCTGATCTTGCGCGCCGACCCAACGGGAGGTGCCGGTATCGCCGCGACGTTCGACGTCGCAATTCCCAAGCCGCGGGACCGCGGTGAGCCGCGCATCACCGCGCTGCGCGACCGGTTGTTGGACGAACTCGGGGTACCCAGACGCGGCGGTGCCGACCCGCGGTCGGGCATTAGTGAGGAGACAAAGGCGTGA
- a CDS encoding ABC transporter permease, which yields MIWQFVTAERWFSASQLPPPGDVLSALGELLRHDDLWVHLQASLLRVLLGYLAGAGAALVLGSLVGLSVIVRRLLEPTVAVFRTVPSLAWVPLLLLWFGIDETPKLLLVAIGAFFPIYTTTASALSHVDAQLVEVGRAYGRRGVSLLATVMLPAAAPELVNGLRLGLANAWLFLVAAELIASSKGLGFLLIDSQNTGRTDIMLLAIILLAGLGKLSDVALGTLERRMVRRRS from the coding sequence GTGATCTGGCAGTTTGTCACAGCGGAGCGGTGGTTTTCGGCCAGCCAGTTGCCGCCCCCCGGCGACGTGCTGTCCGCGCTGGGCGAACTGCTTCGGCATGACGATCTATGGGTCCACCTCCAAGCGAGCCTTTTGCGGGTGCTGTTGGGCTATCTGGCGGGTGCGGGTGCTGCGCTCGTGCTTGGTTCCCTCGTCGGGCTCTCGGTGATTGTGCGCAGGTTGCTTGAGCCGACGGTCGCGGTATTCCGCACCGTTCCCTCTCTGGCGTGGGTGCCGTTGCTGCTGTTGTGGTTTGGCATTGACGAGACACCGAAACTTTTGCTCGTCGCCATCGGCGCGTTTTTCCCGATCTACACGACAACGGCATCGGCACTCTCACACGTCGACGCGCAGCTTGTGGAGGTGGGACGCGCGTACGGTCGGCGCGGCGTCTCGTTGTTGGCGACCGTGATGCTGCCCGCCGCGGCCCCGGAGCTGGTGAACGGGCTGAGATTGGGCCTGGCGAATGCGTGGCTGTTTTTGGTCGCGGCGGAGCTGATCGCCTCGTCGAAAGGCTTGGGATTCCTGCTGATCGATAGCCAGAACACCGGCCGCACTGACATCATGCTGCTCGCGATCATACTGCTGGCCGGATTGGGCAAACTCAGTGACGTTGCCCTGGGCACCCTCGAGCGTCGGATGGTGCGGCGGCGCAGCTAG
- a CDS encoding LLM class flavin-dependent oxidoreductase: MAISSSPLHLAVALDGVGWHPAAWREDDARPDELFDAGYWADLVAEAERASLDFVTIEDSLAIQSDDPFEPDDRTDRVRGRLDAVLIAARIAPRTRRIGLVPTAIVTHTEPFHVSKSIATLDYVSTGRAGVRVQLSARADVAAHFGRRELPHPSAGAADDPAWQRQINDYFAEAADYVEVLRRLWDSWEDDAEIRDIATGRFIDRHKLHYIDFEGRWFSVKGPSITPRPPQGQPIVAALGHGGASYDLIAGSVDVGFVTPRGAAQAADIVGEITAVQWAAGRSREALHIFGDLVAFLDHTPEAARARRGRLDELAGTEYRSDAEIFAGTPAQLADLLQEWHAAGLSGFRLRPAALPHDLVQITEGLVPELRRRGLFRGGYEADTLRGLLGLPRPANRYAIA; this comes from the coding sequence ATGGCTATTTCGTCAAGTCCCTTGCACCTCGCCGTGGCGCTCGACGGCGTCGGTTGGCACCCGGCCGCGTGGCGGGAAGACGACGCCCGACCGGATGAGCTGTTCGACGCCGGTTATTGGGCCGATCTGGTCGCCGAAGCCGAGCGCGCGTCGCTGGACTTCGTGACCATCGAGGATTCGCTGGCGATCCAATCCGACGACCCCTTCGAGCCCGACGACCGAACCGACCGCGTTCGAGGCCGGTTGGACGCGGTGCTCATCGCCGCCCGGATCGCGCCGCGCACCCGGCGCATCGGGCTCGTGCCGACGGCGATCGTCACCCACACCGAGCCATTCCACGTATCGAAATCGATTGCCACGCTTGACTACGTCAGCACCGGCCGAGCCGGCGTTCGGGTTCAGCTCTCGGCACGCGCCGACGTGGCGGCCCACTTCGGGCGCCGCGAACTGCCACACCCGTCGGCCGGCGCCGCCGACGATCCGGCCTGGCAGCGACAGATCAACGACTACTTCGCCGAGGCCGCCGATTACGTCGAGGTGCTGCGCCGCTTGTGGGACAGCTGGGAGGACGACGCCGAGATCCGGGACATCGCCACCGGACGCTTCATCGACCGGCACAAGCTGCACTACATCGATTTCGAAGGACGCTGGTTCTCCGTCAAAGGACCTTCGATCACGCCTCGTCCGCCCCAGGGCCAGCCGATCGTCGCGGCCCTGGGCCACGGCGGCGCGTCCTACGACTTGATCGCCGGCAGCGTCGACGTCGGATTCGTCACCCCGCGCGGCGCCGCGCAGGCGGCCGACATCGTCGGCGAGATCACGGCGGTGCAGTGGGCCGCCGGTCGCAGCCGGGAAGCGCTGCACATTTTCGGCGACCTGGTGGCGTTCCTCGATCACACCCCGGAGGCGGCACGGGCGCGGCGGGGTCGGCTCGACGAACTCGCCGGCACCGAATACCGCAGCGACGCCGAAATTTTCGCGGGCACCCCCGCACAGCTGGCCGACCTGCTACAGGAGTGGCACGCCGCCGGGCTGTCGGGATTTCGGCTGCGGCCCGCCGCGCTGCCGCATGACCTCGTCCAGATCACCGAGGGCCTGGTGCCCGAGCTGCGGCGCCGAGGGCTGTTCCGTGGCGGCTACGAGGCCGACACGCTTCGCGGCTTGCTCGGATTGCCCCGCCCCGCCAACCGTTACGCCATCGCCTGA
- a CDS encoding NtaA/DmoA family FMN-dependent monooxygenase (This protein belongs to a clade of FMN-dependent monooxygenases, within a broader family of flavin-dependent oxidoreductases, the luciferase-like monooxygenase (LMM) family, some of whose members use coenzyme F420 rather than FMN.), with product MSTLKQIHLAAHFPGVNNTTVWSDPAAGSHIEFGSFAQFAQTAERGKFDFLFLAEGLRLREQNGQIYDLDVVGRPDTFTVLAALAAVTERLGLTGTINSTFNEPYEVARQFASLDHLSGGRAAWNVVTSWDAFTGENFRRGGFLAEDQRYERAKTFLQTTLELLDSWHGDEIVADKESGVFLSDPNAGQFTHRDAHFDIHGRFNVPRSPQGRPVIFQAGDSDEGRDFAASAADAIFSRHSTLGAGQAFYADVKGRLARHGRRRDELLILPAATFVIGDTDAEADEIAHEVRLAQVSPQTAIKFLEQLWNRDLSDHDPDGPLPSVDPVVGENTISRGRASVRMFRDSIAIANDWRAKAEAENLTTRELIVEVTGRQSFVGSPQTVAATINDFVQADASDGFILVPHITPGGLDPFVDRVVPLLQERGVFRADYEGTTLREHLGLAPAPRRSAGRATSSGVAS from the coding sequence ATGAGCACGCTAAAGCAAATTCACCTGGCCGCGCACTTCCCCGGCGTCAACAACACCACGGTGTGGAGCGACCCGGCCGCCGGCAGCCACATCGAGTTCGGCTCGTTTGCACAATTCGCTCAGACGGCCGAGCGGGGCAAGTTCGACTTCCTGTTCCTGGCCGAAGGGCTGCGGCTGCGCGAGCAGAACGGGCAGATCTACGACCTCGACGTGGTCGGCCGCCCGGACACCTTCACCGTGCTGGCCGCACTGGCCGCGGTCACCGAGCGGCTTGGCCTGACCGGCACGATCAACTCGACGTTCAACGAGCCCTACGAGGTGGCCCGGCAGTTCGCCTCCCTGGACCATCTCTCCGGCGGCCGCGCGGCGTGGAATGTCGTGACGTCCTGGGATGCGTTCACCGGAGAGAACTTTCGCCGCGGCGGCTTTTTGGCGGAGGACCAGCGCTACGAGCGGGCGAAGACATTCCTGCAGACCACCCTGGAGCTTCTCGACTCCTGGCACGGCGACGAGATCGTGGCGGACAAGGAGAGCGGCGTCTTCCTGTCCGACCCGAACGCCGGCCAATTCACCCACAGGGACGCGCATTTCGACATTCACGGCCGGTTCAACGTTCCGAGAAGCCCGCAGGGGCGCCCGGTGATCTTCCAGGCCGGCGACTCCGACGAGGGCCGAGACTTCGCCGCCTCCGCCGCCGACGCGATCTTCTCCCGACACAGCACCTTGGGCGCCGGGCAGGCGTTCTACGCCGACGTCAAGGGCCGCCTCGCCCGCCACGGGCGACGCCGCGACGAGCTGCTCATCCTGCCGGCCGCGACATTCGTCATCGGCGACACCGACGCCGAGGCCGACGAGATCGCCCACGAGGTGCGGCTCGCCCAGGTGTCCCCGCAGACGGCGATCAAGTTCCTCGAACAGCTTTGGAACCGGGACCTTTCCGACCACGACCCGGACGGGCCGCTGCCCAGCGTGGACCCGGTCGTGGGGGAAAACACCATCTCGCGCGGCCGGGCCAGCGTCCGCATGTTCCGCGACTCGATCGCGATCGCGAACGACTGGCGGGCCAAGGCGGAGGCGGAGAACCTGACCACCCGCGAACTGATCGTCGAAGTCACCGGCCGTCAATCCTTCGTCGGCTCACCGCAGACCGTCGCCGCGACGATCAACGACTTCGTGCAGGCCGATGCCAGCGACGGGTTCATCCTGGTCCCGCACATCACGCCCGGCGGGCTGGATCCCTTCGTGGACCGGGTCGTGCCGCTGTTGCAGGAGCGCGGAGTGTTCCGCGCCGACTACGAGGGCACAACGCTGCGCGAGCATCTGGGGCTGGCGCCGGCACCGCGGCGTTCGGCCGGCCGGGCGACCTCCAGCGGGGTGGCTTCGTAG